A window of the Methanoculleus horonobensis genome harbors these coding sequences:
- the secY gene encoding preprotein translocase subunit SecY, producing the protein MGDLLDRFEPILAAMPAVRGPEGHVHFKNKLMWTLAILLLYFSLTNIDIFGLSAESQDIFGMYRALLAGASGSLLHLGIGPIVTASIVLQLLKGAGLLQIDTSEARGQVMYMGLQKMLIFVMIIVEAFPMVASGMMMPDPTVAAEFFGGNMLTVSLLIFLQVCLGGLLVVLMDEVVTKWGVGSGVGLFIVAGVSQGLVNGFLNWQTGTDPFPIGFFPRLFAIGTSGANFLEYFGTDILALVTTIVIFMIIVYVESTRIEIPLAHTAVRGARARFPVKLIYASVLPMILVRVLQANIQMIGMFLSNAGINIFGEFQGQTPVNGLMWYIAPINAPQDWMWWLSDLGHAPWEIMLRMGIDISVMVVGGAIFALFWVKTAGLDSKDVARQIQRSGMQIPGYRRNAQVLEKYLDRYIPRITVIGGVFIGLLSVVANLFGVIGAVGGTGLLLAVSITYRLYEEVASQQIMEMYPFMRSFFGKE; encoded by the coding sequence ATGGGAGATCTGCTGGATAGATTTGAACCCATCCTTGCAGCGATGCCTGCAGTCAGGGGGCCGGAAGGGCACGTCCACTTCAAGAATAAACTCATGTGGACGCTTGCTATCCTGCTTCTCTACTTCTCATTGACTAATATCGATATCTTCGGGCTCTCTGCTGAGTCACAGGATATTTTCGGAATGTACCGTGCCCTGCTTGCCGGTGCGAGCGGTTCGCTTCTGCATCTCGGTATCGGGCCGATCGTCACCGCGTCGATCGTGCTGCAGCTGCTCAAGGGTGCCGGACTCCTGCAGATCGATACCAGCGAAGCACGCGGACAGGTCATGTACATGGGCCTGCAGAAGATGCTCATCTTCGTGATGATCATCGTCGAAGCGTTCCCCATGGTCGCGAGCGGGATGATGATGCCCGACCCGACGGTGGCTGCGGAGTTCTTCGGCGGAAATATGCTCACGGTCTCGCTCCTGATCTTCCTCCAGGTCTGCCTCGGCGGGCTTCTGGTGGTGCTGATGGATGAGGTCGTCACGAAGTGGGGCGTCGGTTCGGGCGTGGGACTCTTCATCGTTGCGGGAGTCTCGCAGGGTCTCGTGAACGGGTTCCTGAACTGGCAGACGGGCACCGATCCCTTCCCGATCGGGTTCTTCCCGCGGCTGTTCGCCATAGGTACCTCGGGAGCGAACTTCCTCGAGTATTTCGGCACGGATATCCTGGCCCTCGTGACGACGATAGTCATCTTCATGATCATCGTCTACGTGGAGTCGACCCGTATCGAGATCCCGCTTGCGCATACGGCCGTCCGCGGCGCTCGTGCGCGGTTCCCGGTGAAACTCATCTATGCGAGCGTTCTGCCGATGATTCTCGTCCGGGTGCTGCAGGCAAACATCCAGATGATCGGGATGTTCCTCTCGAACGCCGGGATAAACATCTTCGGCGAGTTCCAGGGGCAGACGCCGGTAAACGGCCTGATGTGGTATATCGCGCCGATCAACGCCCCGCAGGACTGGATGTGGTGGCTCTCCGATCTCGGGCACGCCCCATGGGAGATCATGCTGCGTATGGGCATCGATATCAGCGTTATGGTGGTCGGGGGCGCAATCTTCGCGCTCTTCTGGGTCAAGACCGCCGGCCTCGACTCGAAGGACGTGGCCCGGCAGATCCAGAGAAGCGGGATGCAGATCCCCGGCTACCGGCGGAACGCCCAGGTGCTCGAGAAGTATCTCGACCGCTACATCCCGCGGATCACCGTCATCGGCGGTGTCTTCATCGGCCTTCTCTCGGTCGTCGCGAACCTCTTCGGTGTGATTGGCGCGGTCGGGGGAACGGGTCTGCTGCTTGCGGTGAGTATCACCTACCGCCTCTACGAGGAGGTCGCAAGCCAGCAGATCATGGAGATGTACCCGTTCATGCGGTCGTTCTTTGGGAAAGAATGA
- a CDS encoding 50S ribosomal protein L30, translating into MYAVVQVRGVVKTNHEIKDTLKMLRLHHVNHCVLVPDTPAYLGMIRKVKDFVAYGEVDAGTLATLLRTRGRLTGDEKLTDEYVRAHTPYADIDEFAAALCNGETTFRDLVEIKPVLRLHPPRKGYKTIKRTFQQGGALGYYGPQINDLLYKMR; encoded by the coding sequence ATGTACGCGGTAGTACAGGTGCGCGGCGTGGTCAAGACCAACCACGAGATCAAGGACACCTTGAAGATGCTCCGCCTGCACCACGTGAACCACTGCGTCCTCGTGCCCGATACGCCTGCGTATCTGGGCATGATCCGCAAGGTGAAGGACTTCGTGGCGTACGGTGAGGTTGACGCCGGAACTCTGGCCACCCTCCTGCGTACCCGGGGCAGACTGACCGGGGACGAGAAGCTGACCGACGAATACGTCCGCGCGCATACCCCGTATGCCGATATCGACGAGTTCGCGGCAGCGCTCTGCAACGGCGAGACGACCTTCCGTGATCTGGTGGAGATCAAACCGGTGCTGAGACTGCACCCACCTCGAAAGGGCTATAAAACCATCAAGCGAACCTTTCAGCAGGGTGGAGCTCTCGGCTACTATGGCCCCCAGATCAACGATCTCCTCTACAAGATGAGGTGA
- a CDS encoding uL15m family ribosomal protein, with the protein MPVNKRSKYRGSRTCGGGTHKNRRGAGNRGGRGRAGQRDHRFSHFYLKGEISNGKHGFINKTSVPVSALDVGEIDQMAEALLREGLATQEGDIIALDAAELGIEKVLGGGRVTHKMSISAREFSERARAKIEEMGGQATTV; encoded by the coding sequence ATGCCCGTAAACAAGAGATCCAAATACAGGGGTTCACGAACCTGCGGCGGCGGTACGCACAAAAACCGGCGTGGCGCTGGCAACAGGGGTGGACGGGGTAGAGCCGGGCAGCGCGATCACCGCTTCTCTCACTTCTACCTGAAGGGCGAGATATCCAACGGTAAGCACGGTTTTATCAACAAGACTTCCGTGCCGGTATCTGCTCTCGATGTCGGTGAGATCGACCAGATGGCCGAAGCGCTGCTTCGCGAAGGGCTTGCCACTCAAGAGGGCGATATCATCGCCCTCGACGCCGCCGAACTCGGCATCGAGAAGGTGCTCGGCGGTGGGAGAGTCACCCACAAAATGAGTATCTCAGCCCGGGAGTTCTCGGAACGTGCCCGGGCTAAAATCGAGGAGATGGGCGGTCAGGCAACGACCGTCTGA
- a CDS encoding 30S ribosomal protein S5: MAYVQEEWIPLTGLGRMVAAGEITSIDEVLASGRPIKEPQIVDLLLPDLEDEVLDINMVQRMTDSGRRVKFRTVVVVGNRNGYVGFGQGKDVQVGNAIQKAIVNAKLNLIKVSRGCGSWECGCEAAHSIPIEVTGKAGSVKVTLKPAPQGIGLVTGDIPKKVLTLAGIKDIWAFNRGQTRTTINYAKATFEALKQTNMVRIGGTE, translated from the coding sequence ATGGCATACGTACAGGAAGAATGGATTCCGCTCACCGGTCTCGGGCGCATGGTCGCCGCAGGCGAGATCACCAGTATCGATGAGGTGCTCGCGAGCGGCAGGCCGATAAAGGAGCCCCAGATCGTCGATCTCCTCCTGCCAGACCTGGAGGACGAGGTGCTGGACATCAACATGGTTCAGCGTATGACGGACTCGGGTCGCCGTGTGAAGTTCCGCACCGTCGTGGTGGTCGGCAACAGGAACGGCTACGTTGGGTTCGGCCAGGGCAAGGACGTCCAGGTCGGCAACGCGATCCAGAAGGCAATCGTAAACGCAAAACTGAATCTGATCAAGGTCTCCCGCGGCTGCGGCAGCTGGGAATGCGGTTGCGAGGCCGCCCACTCGATCCCGATCGAGGTGACCGGCAAGGCGGGCAGCGTCAAGGTGACGCTGAAGCCTGCACCGCAGGGTATCGGTCTCGTGACCGGGGATATCCCGAAGAAAGTCCTGACGCTTGCAGGTATCAAGGATATCTGGGCGTTCAACCGGGGACAGACCCGGACGACCATCAACTATGCGAAGGCGACGTTTGAGGCGCTCAAGCAGACGAACATGGTTCGGATCGGAGGGACGGAGTGA
- a CDS encoding 50S ribosomal protein L19e, with translation MSDLANQKRMAAAILKCGVNRVWFDPERQADIEAAISRNDLRELIGEGVIKAHPVKGNSRGRTRARIAKRSYGHRKGPGRRKGAAGARNASKRVWIRKIRAQRRTLREMREEGTIDRSLYRLMYRRASGGQFRSVAHLATQIDITAGRMK, from the coding sequence ATGAGTGATCTCGCCAACCAGAAGCGAATGGCGGCCGCCATTCTCAAGTGCGGGGTCAACCGTGTCTGGTTCGATCCCGAGCGTCAGGCCGATATCGAGGCAGCGATCTCCAGAAACGACCTGCGCGAACTCATCGGGGAAGGCGTGATCAAGGCGCACCCCGTGAAAGGGAACAGCCGCGGCAGAACCCGCGCTCGGATAGCAAAGCGTTCCTACGGCCACCGGAAAGGTCCGGGCCGGAGAAAGGGTGCCGCCGGTGCCCGGAACGCCAGCAAGCGGGTATGGATAAGGAAGATCCGGGCACAGCGCCGCACTCTGCGCGAGATGCGTGAGGAAGGTACAATCGACCGGAGTCTCTACCGCCTGATGTATCGGCGGGCTTCCGGAGGTCAGTTCCGGAGCGTGGCGCACCTTGCGACTCAGATTGACATAACGGCAGGGAGGATGAAATAA
- a CDS encoding 50S ribosomal protein L18, translating into MATGPRYFVPFRRRHEGKTDYYKRMSLLSSGTARMVVRKTNRQIIVQLVVPEVEGDRTLVAAYSAELAGYGYEGSTANTPAAYLTGMLFAVKALNEGYGEAILDIGLARAKPGARVFAALKGAVDAGLDVPYGESILPDEERLKGAHIVEYAPEQAGNLVANVEAVALAIKKELV; encoded by the coding sequence ATGGCAACCGGCCCAAGATACTTCGTGCCCTTCCGGAGAAGGCACGAGGGCAAGACCGACTACTACAAGCGGATGTCGCTCCTGTCGTCGGGAACCGCGAGGATGGTCGTCCGGAAGACGAACCGGCAGATCATCGTACAGCTGGTCGTTCCCGAGGTCGAAGGAGATCGCACCCTGGTGGCTGCATACTCGGCCGAACTCGCCGGCTACGGCTACGAGGGATCGACTGCGAACACCCCGGCCGCCTACCTGACCGGGATGCTCTTCGCGGTCAAGGCGCTGAACGAGGGGTATGGCGAGGCAATCCTCGATATCGGGCTTGCCCGGGCAAAACCCGGGGCGCGTGTCTTTGCCGCTCTCAAGGGAGCGGTGGATGCGGGTCTCGATGTCCCCTACGGCGAGTCGATCCTCCCCGATGAAGAACGGCTCAAAGGTGCCCACATCGTGGAGTATGCTCCCGAGCAGGCGGGCAACCTGGTAGCGAATGTAGAGGCTGTGGCTCTGGCCATCAAGAAGGAGCTGGTGTGA